The sequence below is a genomic window from Monodelphis domestica isolate mMonDom1 chromosome 2, mMonDom1.pri, whole genome shotgun sequence.
CTGTACTCATTGACCGGATCCTGCTGCATTCCCGTGGTGAGGAGGGTGGCCTGAAGATTGGGCCAGGTAGAGTGAGGGGGGCCAGGAAGGAGATGACCTCTTTACCCCTAACTCCTCTTGCTGTCCTCCAGGCAATGAAGAGGAACACCGGGACCTGACAACAGCCTTGGGGCTGGTGAAGGAGCTGCTATCAGCAGTAGACCAAGAGgtacatgagctggagaagggagcTCGCCTGCAGGAGATCTATGGACGCACAGATTCTCGTGCCCAGACCCCAGTGCCCGGCAAGGGTCCTTTTATCCGAGAAGAGCTTCTACGTCGAAAGCTGCTACATGATGGTTGCCTGCTCTGGAAAACAGCTACAGGACGCTTCAAAGGtcagttcttcctgaccccatggcCAATGGCCTGACACAGTCAGGGAATGAGATAGCTCATATCCTATCCTGAAGATAACcttagaggaagagagatagtCTTTGTCAGTTACCTAAGTTTATGGCCCTTGTTCCTATTGTTAGCTGAAAGATAGACTTCCCTCTGAGAGCACATCATCTTCCCCTACAGAGGCCAGTGTAATGCATGTGCTTCAGAGGCAATACTTAAGCCTTGGGGGGCAGAGACAATGTTCCTAGGGCACTGAGAGAGAACTGAAAAGTTCCTGCAGAAAGATTTCTGGAGGAGGGCAGAGGCGAGAtaggaaagggggaaataagGGCAAGTTTTCCCACTCCCCCTCCTCTCTGAATTAGTCTGCCCTGGGAACAGATTCTCATTGGTGTGGATTGGCTTTACCAGGGCTAAACTGGACTTTTGTACTCAAAACTTCCAAGCTTCTGTCTTGGATCTTGTCAGTCTTCACCagcctcctccttccttccactcccctctctcccatccctcccACACAGCAGCTAAGAATATAAACCATGGAGGTTAAAAATAGCAAGGCTGGAGAGCTTTATTTTCTGAAGTATTCGACAAAACACCTCCCCATCTCCCTGCCATGCCCAAAGGACTGTAAAGTCCCTAAGGGCAAAAGGGAAGCTGATGTCTCTCTCTAGAGCCaccttccccattttatagaagtcTCCTGCTCAGGTTTAAGAGCCCCACACAGAGTCAGAGGGATGGGAGTAGAAGGCCAAGGTAGGAGCCTGGAAAGACTGGGGAAGGGTACTGTGGAGCTGAAGAAATATGGAATTGTTTAATCTGAAGAAGATCAATCTGTGATTAGGAGTGGGGACAATAAACTAAGATTTGGTGAGGATCTTTGAGTCTGTGAAGGTTAATTTTGCAGCAGAGAGGAACCTGCTGTTCTCCTCCACTGACTGAAAAACGAGAGGGTGTGGGCATATGCTGTAGTAGGAGGGATTTAGGTTAGGTATCAAAAAGGACTTGACTGAGTTGGGAGGTAGAGGGACTGCAGACTAAAAAGGAATGCAAACCTTGGGGCAGGAGATGTTTATATCTGATGGGGCATTAATCATGCTATCCAGAAGCATGGATGGAAATGTATTGATACTCCCAAGTTCTGTTCCAGCCCAATGTGAAtctggaattccatggagtcACCATCCTATGTTGGAGGAGTTTAAGAGGAAAGGCAGAGAtcaaggggaaggagagagaagttaGGAGCTATAACCTAGTGAGGCAGACTTGGTCCTGGGGGAAggatgagggaagagaaaaatcaagTTTCTAATTCATCCATTGCTGACCTGTCACCTCTCCTGCCAGATGTACTGATGCTGCTGATGACAGATGTGCTAGTGTTCCTTCAGGAGAAGGACCAGAAGTATATATTTCCTGCCTTGGTAAGACAATCCtcctccttttctgcctctcaggTAGAATCCTAGAGGTTCTAGaatccagtttttcctctgccaGACTCACCTAGTCAGAGCACTGACAGATCTCTAAGTACTTTCAAGAGACAAAGTTCCTATTGGAAGTGTGAGATGCTAGGGCTCTTCGGCTCACTCCTCTTTTCCCTCGACTTCTCTTGTCAGGACAAGCCAGCAATAATCTCACTGCAGAACCTAATTGTTCGGGACATTGCTAACCAGGAGAAGGGGATGTTTTTGATTAGTGCGGCTCCCCCTGAGATGTATGAGGTCCACACAGCCTCCAGAGAGGACAGAAATACATGGATCCGGGTCATCCAGCAGAGTGTGCGTGTGTGAGTATTCAAGGGAAGGCCCATGTCTCTGCCTCTCCATGTATGACAGTCAGTAATAATTGATTGTGTGACGTGTTTTGGGGGAATTGTTTAAAGCCCAGAGCAAATTCACCTGTCTTTTGTAAAACAGATTGGCAAAGTGAATAAAACCATGGTTAGGGAGTTGGTGGATACAGAAAGACTTCTTTGAGGGAAATGTAGAACCAAAGTTGAGCATGATTTGAGTGGGCAGTGTTCTGGGTAGAGGAATCAGCAGGCATGAAAGCTTAGGTGAAGGCAGGGGCATAGGCATTCCTTAACCTTTGGTCTCTAAGCCCTTTCATGCCTTCTCTGACTTGCCTGTTCTCTATCATAGATGCCCATCTAGAGAGGACTTCCCTCTGATTGAAACAGAAGACGAGGCCTACCTTCGAAGGATCAAAAGTAATCATCATGCCCTCCTCACTACACCACAACCTTGGTCTCTCTCAAgcatcttttcttccttattcccccccaccccccatcacaTTCACTATCCGCCATATGTTCCAAGTCCCTTCCTCACAAACATCAGTCCCCCTCTTGTAACAAGtatagcaaaacaaaacaaatccagacAGTGGCCATCTGCACCTCTCGCCCATCAGCTGTTTCTTGGTCATTGCCACTGttcatcatttttgtctttcaaaagtcattttcctggttctgctgatttcattCTGTATCGTTTTATACAAGTCtccccatgtttttctgaatccaTCATCTTTTCTTAGGGTGCTATCATATTCCTTTACATTGAGATACTATTATTTGTTCactcatttcccagttgatggatacCCTTATCTAGCATCTTTTACTATGCCTCCACTCTGATTTCTGCTCATCCTTGAGCCTTTTGATATGGTTCCTCTCACCCTCCTTgccctttatttctctctttgctTGCCCTCCTTCAGTGGAACTGCAACAAAAGGACAGGGCACTGGTGGAGCTTCTGCAGGAAAAGGTGGGACTCTTTGCTGAGATGACCCAGTTCCAGGCAGAAGAAGATGGAGGGGGTGGAGGGCCACTGCCTACCTTGCCTCGTGGCCTCTTCCGCTCTGAATCCCTGGAATCCCCTCGTGGGGAGAGATTGTTGCAGGATGCTATCCGTGAAGGTAAGAGAGCCCTCAGGGATACACCAATAGAGATAAACTCCAAAACTCATATGTGCACACACAGACATAGAAGGAAGCACATAGAGGCATGCCCCTTCCTGAATGAGTACACCATACTTAATCCTATCTCTGATGTGCCTGGGATGGCCATTGTCTTCCCCTCCCTCATCCCTATCTCACTTTGTGCCTCTTCATCTCTCTGATATTCCTTTTGATAATCAATGCTTAGACAGTAGAGtcagtttcctttttattcagTACACAGTGCTGTGGAGGGAGATTCCTGACTTTCTCTTATCTTTCCTCCCTGCAGTGGAGGGTCTAAAGGACCTGCTAGTTGGGCCTGGGCTAGATCTGCCCCTACTCCCGAGGGAATCAGGCCTGTCACTAGAGCCTGACAGCAGTGGCAACACCAGTCCTGGGGTCACTACCAGTAAGTGTTCAGATCTAAGGGGGGATTGAGGGCTTAAAGGGGAAATTGGTAAGACTAGAAGATTATGACCTAAATGGGAAAATGGGaggagtaaagaaaaaaatgggaagagatgGGGGCGGAATATGTGCTCTGGGGCACAGAGATATAGGGAAATTATAATAAGTAGTAGACATTTATAGAGCTATACAGTAATTTAAAGTGTACTAAATGCTTTGCCCATATCATCTCTTTGGAtttggaaggattttcagagcagtttcagcttttgatgctactaagccaccatcttggctccatggtagtggtggtggtggtggggaacaTGTTTCTTTAAGAAATTTGTGAGGAAcaattaggtggcttagtggataaaatGTTAGGTCTGGGAAcagaaggtcttaggttcaaacatgaccttagatatttcttagctatgtgatcctgagcaagttgcttaaccccaatggcctagtccttatcacccttctgccttggaaccaattctgaATAtcactctaagatagaaggtaagaatttaagcaaaaaaaaaaatatctgtgaGGTAGATATTGCAGGTGTTACGTATTTTTTTTACatcagagaagtgacttgcctatggtcacacagccagttcATGTCAGATGCAgggtttgaactcaaatcttacAGACTCTCAAACAGAACTTTATACCACTATACCAGGAGTTTAGGAgcacctttttctcttctctcaataGATGGTGAAACAAGGACCTTTAATGGTTCCATTGAGCTCTGCAGAGCTGACTCAGACTCAAGTCAGAGGGTGAGTCCTCAGTGGGGTTGGTTCTTGGACCTGGCCAGGATGGGGAATAGATAACTGGCTTCTATTCATCTAGGGTCCCTGGGGGCCAAGGGACAATACCTTGGAGGGCTAAGGAGCTGAGACCTGAAGAGTCTCTAACTCTCCATCCTTCCCTTCACTGCAGGATCGAAATGGGAACCAGTTGAGATCCCCTCAGGAGGTAAGATAGGAAAATAAGGTGATAGGGTTGATGACTAAAGTACTGAGGGAATTGAGGTCCCTGACCAGGGAAGCAGTTAGAGCCTAATTGAGGGTGATGGTAGGAGAGGTCACCTAACTGGGATCAACTAACATGTTTCCTCACCCTCACCCCTCATTTAACTCTGAATTTGAATGCATGTCTCATCCCTCCCATTCTTCTATTCTCAGGAGGCCCTACAGCGACTAGTCAACCTTTATGGGCTTCTCCATGGACTTCAGGTGAGTGAGGGCCCTCATCAGAATGGAGACCCAGTTCATGGAAGTGAGAGGCAGGGAGGCCCAttgtcttcaaaaatattttccaagtgcCGACAATCTGGGTGTCCCAGAAAAGATCAACTGGGTCTTTGGTATGCAGGGTTGTCAGGGAAGGAGGACTGTGACTGATACACCCTTCTTATCCTACTCCAGGCAGCTGTGGCTCAGCAAGACACCTTGATGGAGGCAAGGCTCTCTGAGGGCCCGGAGCGACGGGAGAAGCTAGTGTTGTCCCGGGCCAATTCTCGAGATGGGGATGTAGGCAGGGCCGGAGGTGCCCCTGTGGCTCCAGAGAAGCAGACCACAGAGCTGGCCCTGCTGCAGCGACAACACGCCCTGCTCCAAGAGGAGCTCCGTCGATGCCGGCGGCAAGGGGAAGAGCGGGCAGCTGAAGCAGGCGGGTTAGAGGCTCGGCTTCGGGAAAGCGAACAGGCCCGAGCCCGGCTGGAGCGGGAGACCGAAGAAGTGAAAAAGCGACTGGCTGCCCTGGGTCAGGCTGAGCCACTCTCAGCTGAGGCGCCCTGGGCCCGCCGACCGCTGGACCCTCGGCGTCGGAGCCTCCCTGCTGGGGATGCCCTCTACTTGAGCTTCACCCCGCCTTCCCAGGTGAGCAGAGCCCCTCTAGTGTGTGCTCTGGTACAAAACTGCTGATACTGAGACACTGGAGAACCTAAAATGAGTTGGGTGTGCTGGGGCTTACCGTTGACAGGATGCTAGCTTAGTTCGGGGTTGGGCTAGACATCCCTTCCATCGCAGCAAAGTGAAAAGATTTTGAGTATAGGCCCGGAAGAAATCCTAAGGCATTTCCTGAAAAGGTGTTTGGATTTTGGCGCAGACGAGGCAAGGGCAAGTAGAAGAGGGGGAGAGCATAGAGTGGGTCTCGGGGGTTCTTTCTGCTCACCCCATCACCTAAACTCACCTGTGCAGAGTTAGGAGGCAGTCAATCTGGGTCACTTCCTTGCCCTCTTTCCCACCTATCAGGTTGTCCCCCAGGTATGCCGAGGCCATGACCGCCTAGATCTTCCCTTGTCTACTCGCTCTATTCATCGAACCTTTGAGGACAGAGATGGGCCTGAGCTAGGCAGTCCAGAGGAGCGACTTCAAGATAGTAGTGATCCTGATACTGGCAGTGAAGAGGAGAGCTGTAGTCGTTTGACCCCACCACATAGCCCTCGAGGTGAGGCTGAAAGGGGACAGGGAAGGCGGCTGGGACATGAAGATTGTGGGAGACAGTGTTGGGGACCCCCTTCATTTCTCAGATTCATTATGGGGTCTCTGCCTCAGCTCACTCACAGCCCCTTGACTGGCAGTGCTTACTATAATTCTCCTGAAGGCACAAGATCCCTGGGGGATGGAGGCAGGCTGGTCGCCCTGTTTTGTTAGGTGCTGATTGGATATGGGTACTCTGGGAGGCAAGTTTCCTGTTTTATTTGTGATTGGTTGATCACAGGACCTCCCTCCCAGGAGGCCGGAAGGTTGGAGGTGGTTGGTATTTCCTTTCTGGCTCCTGCTCATTGGTCACACTTTCTTTTTGTAGATTTCCCCCGAATGCAGGACATCCCAGAGGAGACTGAGAGTCGAGATGGAGAACCTATTGCTTCAGAGAGTTAAAGGGGCCCTTCCCCCATTTCCTGTCTCCTCCATGACTATTTCTGGAGGATGGAGAGTGGGGGGAGTAGCCTTTGGATATCCAAGTTATATAGGTGAGGGGGAGACTTAATAGAACTGCTGGCTTTTGTGTTtctcctgcccccacccccagaccTCCCAACTCAGGGAGAGTGGGCTTGCTTGAGGGGGTCAGAAAGCTGTGGAAGATGCCTTCTGGTGACATCCATAAGCAGCACCACAGATGCCAATTTTTCAGACCCTTCCATCCCCCcatctggaaagatttatttatttattgtttattagctgggtgggaggggagggaattaAAGGACCAGGGACAAGGGAACCAAGCCATAAGGAGCCAGAAAATCTGGCCCTTTAACActactgggggagggggagggagggaagaccaACCAGGGATTAACCCTTCAGTTACTAGACTCTTATCTACCCAGCAACCCTCATCTTGAGTGGGGGGCCAAAATTACCAGAGCCAACCTGCCCTTTAAAAAGGGATATGGAGAGGGCAAGTATCCTTCTCACTCCAAACTCCCTAATGCTGCTCATTCCAACCTCCATTGTAGCTCCAGGGGGGCAGAGGGGCCACAGTTTCTAGGAACCCAGAATGGTCTAGAGTGGAGATTGGGGTGGGACCAGTGGTAATGGTGGGAGATCCTTTGGGAACacaatgttttggggttttgtttgttttgttttcttttttgtaccAAAGCCGACTGCAcgtgttttatatttttaagagaagATCATAGGCAATTAGAGATGCTAATTCCAACTACCCCATGTCTTAAGAAACTTGGGGGTTAAGGTTGGGCAACAGTACTTGTTCATCATAATCTACCCTGGTGAGGGGATCTCTCCTACCTCCTCTTACTAGCCCATCTCCATTCTACTAGTTGGGAATGCATCACAGAGGTGTACGATGTATCTGAGGGCCCTGTGGTTTGGTTGGAAAACCAATCTTGAATTTTCTCTTGGGGTATTTTGGCAAATGCCACATACCCCTCCTCAGAGGCCCCAGCACTTTTCTGATGATTTGATTGTAAAAAGACCAAGCACACAGAATTAAAGACCTGGAACCCCTTGTCTTGATTTTGTTCTCTGcaggaaaatgagaatgaaaataaagGGACATCTGGGCTGGAAGATAATCCATTTGAAGGCAGCTTCTCCCTTTTTAGGATTTGTAGTTCATACTGAAAGATTAACCAGATTTGAGCTGTAGACTTTAGGGAGCTCTTTTATAGTAAGCCCATCTCCCCTTGCCTCAGGTTTGGTTTAATCAAATCAACAAGCTTTTCTTCTGCTCTTCAGGGAACCAAGCACCAGGGatgaatgaaacaaaatgaaacaaactttgccctcaaagaacttatattctactggaccAGACAACATATCTGTGCAGAGTGTAGGCACAATTCTAGCTTCTTTCTCTGCCATCCTACCTCATCCGAGGCTGTTGTTGGTTTGCTCTTTGCCCCTATTGAGGAGTTGATTCTTTTCACTTCTTGTTTTTTGGTCCTAACTAAGGAAAACTTCCTGTTTCTAATCAGTTTCATGTGCTAAGTTGAGAGGGATGAGATAAGGCTCTGAGAGGACTCCTTCCCTGTTGCCTCTCTCCTACTATGCCTGACACACCAATATTGACTTCTGGTTCATTTTAAGGACCCAGAATCTGAGATTGAAATTGAGTGAGACGAGGAGTGTTTTCTTGCTCCTTTACTCTTCCTAAAAGTGCCAGGTTCCAACTCTGTTGATGAATTTACATTGCAGTTTTCTCGATTCAGTTAAAATGTCCCAACTCAaggttaatataatttaattggaAAGAGGAGCAGGAAATTAGGGAGAGGGTTCTGTGTAGATGGTGAGTTGGTGCCATCCTGGATTAGTCAAATAGAAGACAGAGGTGCAGGAACAGTCTCAGAACGAATGAGGACATACCCCTAGACAACAAGAAGTAGGGCTTGTCAAAGACCCCGAAAGAAGTAAGGATATAGAAATATCACACCACAGAAAGTCTGAAATTAGGATCCTGCTTTATTCTTTTGACCTTCCTGAAGTCCTTTTTAAATCTAATTCCAGAAGCCTCCATTTCAGTAACATTTGCTTCAATCTCCTAGAGAGGCCCCTCCTCATTATTCTGACTTAGATTCATAGGAAAGCTAGAAGAAACCTTTGATATTTGACcctaacccttcattttacagataaggaaatgggccAAGAAAAGTtcaaggacttgtccaaggtcaaacagcctAGAGAGGAGTGTGATTTCACTGAATCTGGGGCAGTTATCTGCACCTCCTCCTTATACTACTATGAAAAGTCTCTTTTGATCCGGTCCTTCCTATCTTAGaatctctccatttccttttacTTTGCCTTTTGGGAGCCTGGAACTCAACTGCTTCCCTTGTAGAGAGGAGCCCTTTTCTAGAACTAATCCACCTTCCCCAGTCCCCTCTTCCCCACAAGTATAGCCAAGCTTCTTCCAGGACCAGGCTACACCCACATGGCTTGCTCCTTGTTTTTAATCTGTGAGTATTTACCCCAAAACAGGGACGTCCCCAGAGGAACCAATATTTGGTTGGCACTTGGTGCTTAGGTACAGCCATTGGAGGAACTGCTGGGCTAGGGGAAAGCAATACTAAGGGGGATGGAAGGTGGagaattttccattttgaattgACCAAGAATGAATAAACATAAGTTTTGGAGTGGAGCTTCAACatagaaaagaggaaactaaacACCAAGGAGATTAAATACCAGCTATTCTTCGTTGGTAGTATTGCTTAGCAAGTTGTGAATTAGGTGACTGCTTAAAGCTTCCCCTTTTCATCCAACAACTAGAGCTGAAGTGGGTTGGGACTACCTAGAGGTCATCTGGCCTAGTCCCTTTGCCATTTGGTGGTATTCAGGCACACACTGACAGAGAACAGGGAGTTGCTTCTCCCATCACTTCATGCTTGGATACTTTCATCTCCCTGTTTCAGGATATTTACCATTTAAAAGTTTCTACAATTCCAACCTCCCATGTTTTATTACAGTAGATACTTCATTTACTGACTGACTGCTGCTATCCTTCCAGTTTCAGTGGTAGTTTCtatcttccctctccccaagaaCCCACTGTTTTAAAAGGTGGTTATTCATTCCTATTCTGAGGGTACTTGGGACATAAAACATTGTCTCAGAGCTTCTTTTATCCTTCCCACCTTTCTTCTCTGGGGTATAGAagggaattaagagaggttgagaGGAGGGGGAAGATTATTCCCCACAAGCTACTTCCTGCTCTTCTACCTCCCAGCCCTGCCCTGCTCTGCTCCAGTTGGCACTTTGCAGAGACTGCTGCTAGATGGGAAGCTAAAGCCCCAGCTCCCTCTCCTCCCAACCCTACTGTTCCTGGAAGACTTCAGGTTTGAGCACTCTTGTTGGCAATAGGTCTCCTATAGTAACCTCAATAATCCCTGGGGATGGGGATAACCTAAACCTACAGGTTATATTTCCCATCAACAGTAGAGTAGAACCAATGGAGCATTGGGTTTAGGAGAGATCCAGTTTTCCTAAATTGCCAATTAGGATTTGTATGATGTGGGCTGATCATTTCTAGGCCTTGAAAATGAGGGTTAGACTCAATCTCTACCATCTACCATCCATAAATCTTGGCATTGTGCAGTCATCGATAACATTCAAGGACACAAGAACACTAATTTAGGGGTGGGGCAGGTTTCAGCTGTAACAGCTAAAAGAATCTCAATTTAAAGTGAGTGGCTAATAGGGAGCCACAACCATAAGCTAGAGCTGGACAAAGACCTTTCAACCTCATCCAGGACTACTGAAAATTCCTTCACGGTAAGAGAAGGGGGCCACTGTAGGGAGAGGTCCAGAAGAGCTCGGTAGGCATTATCTCCCCAGATTCAGCAGTGGTGCCACTGGGTGAGGTGGAGACATAGAGATAGTAGAAAGCAAAAATTTATTCAtaactcttccctttcccttccctctacccCCACCTCTCACCCCAACAACTTATGGAGGTGTAGGTCTTCTCGGCATCCAATCCTGCCTTGGCCCTCAGATTTATCTACTCCACCCCAGAGAGATTGAGAATTAAAGATCAAATATCCCAAGGTGACATGGCCTGGCAGGGCTCAGAACAGCTCCTCCCCAGGCTTGGGTGCCAGAGTCTGGTGCCCTAAAGATGCTAGGAAGGGAGGGGTACAGCTTCTGTGGTGGAGggtctcctttttttcttatccaGGCTAGTGAGAGGTGGAAAGCCCCACCTTCTGCTGTCTCCTCTTTTGAAGGGCTACTTGCTCTGGCTGGGCTTGTCCCCCACCAGGTAACTGTGCCTGTAGCCTTCTCAGGGCCTTGCTCAGTGCCTGCCGGGCCTCCTGGCGCAGGAAGCAATAGATCACAGGATTGAGGCAGCTGTTACAGTGTGCCAGGCAAATAGTAAGGGGGAAGACATAGGTGTGAAGGGTGTAGTAGGCATTGTCCCAAGGCACGAGGTCAAACTTCACCAGGACTCCCCAGAGTGTGACAATATGGTTAGGGAACCAGCAGAGGAAAAAGGTCACAATAATAATCTGGACAGAGCAGGCTACTGCTGTTCCTCTGCCTTAGCGGATGCTGCTGAAGGAATGCCAGCAGCATGAGATAGCTTGCTGCAAGGACAATCGGGCACCACGAAGGCCAATTTGACCCGCTGTAAATGGTCAGCACCCAGCCATCGACCACTAGGGAAGCGGAGCAGGCACAGTTGAATTCCACCCACTTCACTTTCAGCCCCAAAGATTGCTGTGGGGATTGTTGCAGCAGTCGCTGTTACCCATGCTACCAGGCTGGCCCCAAAGGTACAGGAGGATGAGCAGTAAGAACCCGGTCCAGTAGCCATGACCACTATCCAGTATCAGACTATGCTCAGAGCAGTGATGAAGAAGACGCTAGCATAAACACCGAGGACAGTGCCTGTCAGAACCACCTTGCAGAGAGTGCCACCAAAAGGCCAGTGGAAATCCAGGGCAGACTCAGCTGCCCAAAAGGGGAGGGTGAGGGCCAACCCCAGGTCAGCCAAAGCTAGGCTGAAAACGAAGGTGTCAGTCTTCAGACGTGAAGTGCCTTGATGACACCCACCTAACACCCACAGCACAGCCAGGTTGCCCAGGAGACCTATCAGTCCCACCAGTCCATAGGCTAGGGCAACTATAACTCTGAGTGCCAGGAAATTGGCTGGTACTGCAGCGTCCCCCATGCTTAGCACCTCGCCACTGGAGATATTGACCCAGAAGGATGTAGGCGGTGGGGTAGAAAAGTTGGGTGTAGACATCGTGAGGGTATCGACTTGTGCCAGAACAGCTATGCCAGGATAGATTTCTGCCAGGTATGGAAGCCGGAAAGAGGTGGCACTGTCTTTCAAGGCAGGCAGTTGTGGGTTTATGCTGATTTTAGGGCATCTACCTGCTGGCAGCCCCAGGCCACTCCCACATCTTTAGAGTGAAGTGTCAGTGGGAACCACCCCTGTCCTTTGGGTCAAGATTGGTGAGAGGTGGAGCAGGACAAAGTAGATCTCCTCTAAGGGATTGGCCTAGAATTTCTAGCCTCTTGGTGGAGGGAGGGGCTGGGGAAATGACTGCATAGGGGTGGGACAGGGAGAGGGTGTTGGACAAGAGGGAAAAGGACATGAAGGTCAAGAGAGGTTCAGATTGCAGATTTTACTTCTGGTTTAAGAACAAAACTCCCTTGGTTTATCCTCTGTCCCTCTTTTCTGAGGAGGTGACAGCCCCAAGccccaagggca
It includes:
- the RXFP4 gene encoding LOW QUALITY PROTEIN: relaxin-3 receptor 2 (The sequence of the model RefSeq protein was modified relative to this genomic sequence to represent the inferred CDS: inserted 4 bases in 2 codons; substituted 1 base at 1 genomic stop codon) — encoded protein: MSTPNFSTPPPTSFWVNISSGEVLSMGDAAVPANFLALRVIVALAYGLVGLIGLLGNLAVLWVLGGCHQGTSRLKTDTFVFSLALADLGLALTLPFWAAESALDFHWPFGGTLCKVVLTGTVLGVYASVFFITALSIVXYWIVVMATGPGSYCSSSCTFGASLVAWVTATAATIPTAIFGAESEVGGIQLCLLRFPSGRWLGADHLQRVKLAFVVPXIVLAASYLMLLAFLQQHPLRQRNSXVACSVQIIIVTFFLCWFPNHIVTLWGVLVKFDLVPWDNAYYTLHTYVFPLTICLAHCNSCLNPVIYCFLRQEARQALSKALRRLQAQLPGGGQAQPEQVALQKRRQQKVGLSTSH